In the genome of uncultured Pseudomonas sp., the window GCTGCCGGGCTGATTTTTAAACAAGCAAGCCAGGTTTTAATTTTTGGTCTAGATTTAACGCTTATCTAATCATTATGGTTATATAAAACGCCGGCAACCTAAACGGCTGTCTTTCTGCTTTGAGGGATTTTTATGAAGCTCCAGCAATTGCGCTACATCTGGGAAGTCGCGCATCACGACCTCAACGTCTCTGCCACAGCGCAAAGTCTCTACACCTCGCAGCCCGGCATCAGTAAGCAGATCCGCCTGCTGGAAGACGAGCTGGGGGTTGAAGTCTTCGCCCGCAGCGGTAAACACCTGACCCGCATCACTCCGGCGGGTGAGCGCATCATCAACACCGCTGGCGAGATCCTGCGCAAGGTTGAAAGCATCAAGCAGATCGCCCAGGAATTCTCCAACGAGAAAAAAGGCACCTTGTCGATTGCCACCACCCACACTCAGGCGCGTTACGCCCTGCCGCCGGTGATCAGCGCGTTTATCAAGCAATACCCAGACGTCTCCCTGCACATGCACCAAGGCACGCCGATGCAGATCGCCGAAATGGCCGCCGATGGCACGGTTGATTTCGCCATTGCCACCGAGGGCCTGGAGCTGTTCAACGACCTGATCATGATGCCCTGCTACCGCTGGAACCGCTGCGTGGTGGTGCCCCAAGGCCATCCGCTGAGCAAACTGCCGAAGCTGACCCTCGAAGCCCTGGCCGAATACGCCATCGTCACCTACGTATTCGGTTTTACCGGCCGCTCCAAGCTCGACGAGGCCTTCAGCCACCGTGGCCTGACGCCCAAAGTGGTGTTCACCGCGGCCGATGCCGACGTGATCAAGACCTATGTGCGCCTCGGCCTGGGCGTTGGCATCGTGGCCAAAATGGCAGTCGATGAAACCCTCGACCCGGACCTGGTGGTGCTGGATGCCGGCGATCTCTTCGAATCCAGCGTGACCAAAATCGGCTTCCGCCGCGGCACCTTCCTGCGGGGCTTCATGTGCGACTTTATCGAAAAATTCGCCCCGCACCTGACCCGCGACGTCATGGCCAAAGCCGTGCAGTGCCACAACAAGGTCGAACTGGAAGAACTGTTTGAAGGGTTTGAATTACCGCTGCACTAACGCCGCGCTAACAAAAAAGCCGGTCACCTGACCGGCTTTTTTCTGCCTGCGATAACCTGCCGCTCACTCGCCGCGCTGCAGTTCCTTGCCGTGGGCGGCGTTCATCCCCCACCCAACGCACTCGTCGGCACCGAGAACCCTATATGCAAAAAGGTGCCACACGGGCACCTTGTTTATCGCCACACCGGCAAATCAGATCGCCGTTGCACCGCCATCCACGGCCAACGCATGGCCAGTGGTGAACGCCGCGTTATCGCAGCACAGGTACAGCACGGCGGTGGCGATCTCCTCGACCTTACCGATACGCCCGACCGGATGCATGGCCGCCGCAAACTCACCTTTTTTCGGGTCGGCCTCATAGGCGCGGCGGAACATCGCGGTGTCAATCACCGCCGGGCAAACGGCGTTAACCCGTACTTTTTTCTTCGCGTACTCAATCGCAGCGGACTTGGTCAGGCCAATAACGGCATGCTTGGACGCCGAGTAGATGCTCATCTTCGGCGCAGCGCCAAGGCCCGCCACCGATGCCGTGTTGACGATGGCGCCACCGCCCTGCGCCAGCAGCAGTGGGATCTGGTGCTTCATGCACAGCCACACGCCTTTGACGTTAACGCCCATGATTGCATCGAACTCGCTCTCACTGCCTTCGGCCAGCTTGCCCTTCTCGATCTCGATGCCGGCATTGTTGAAGGCGTAATCCAGACGGCCATAAGCCCCCAGCGTACGTTCCATCAGCACCTTAACCTCAGCATCGCGAGTCACGTCACAGCGCACGAACAGCGCCTCGCCACCTGCCTCACGGATCAGCGCGACTGTGCCCTCGCCGCCAGCCACATCGACATCAGACACAACCACTTGTAGGCCTTCATTGGCGAACGCCAGTGCGGTAGCACGACCAATACCAGCAGCACCACCAGTGACCAGGGCAACCCGGCCGGAAAAGCTCAAGCTCATCTGCGTGTCCTCGCAAGGAATAAAAACTGCGTCGAGTCTAATCAGCAGCCCGGGGTCAAGGCAGCATTATCAGGTTGGCGGTGATTCTTCCATCCAAATGAGTGATTAACACCCCAGGCGCGCTATCACTCGAATGGATTAGCAGCCATTCGTACCCTGGGCAAATCTTGCTGATTGCCTCTGTAAGGACTATCAACAGTGTTTCCGCTCAACGAGTACACACCATGACCGCCCCACTCAATCGCCAATTCCTGCTAGCGCAACGCCCAGTCGGCCTGCCTAGCCGCGAGACCTTCAGTTATGTAGAAAACAGCGTCGGCGCACCTGGCCCTGGCCAGATTCTGGTGAAAAACGCCTACCTGTCGCTGGACCCGGCCATGCGTGGCTGGATGAATGACGCCAAGTCCTATATCCCGCCAGTCGGTATTGGCGAAGTCATGCGCGCCCTCGGCGTGGGTGAGGTGATCGCCTCGCAGCACCCGGATTTTGCTGTCGGTGACCATGTCAACGGCGCACTCGGCGTGCAGGACTACTTCCTCGGCGAGCCCAAGGGCTTCTACAAGGTCGACCCCAAGCGTGCGCCACTGCCGCTTTACCTGTCGGCGTTGGGCATGACCGGCATGACCGCCTATTTCGCCCTGCTCGATGTCGGCGCGCCACAAGCCGGT includes:
- the cysB gene encoding HTH-type transcriptional regulator CysB translates to MKLQQLRYIWEVAHHDLNVSATAQSLYTSQPGISKQIRLLEDELGVEVFARSGKHLTRITPAGERIINTAGEILRKVESIKQIAQEFSNEKKGTLSIATTHTQARYALPPVISAFIKQYPDVSLHMHQGTPMQIAEMAADGTVDFAIATEGLELFNDLIMMPCYRWNRCVVVPQGHPLSKLPKLTLEALAEYAIVTYVFGFTGRSKLDEAFSHRGLTPKVVFTAADADVIKTYVRLGLGVGIVAKMAVDETLDPDLVVLDAGDLFESSVTKIGFRRGTFLRGFMCDFIEKFAPHLTRDVMAKAVQCHNKVELEELFEGFELPLH
- a CDS encoding SDR family oxidoreductase, whose amino-acid sequence is MSLSFSGRVALVTGGAAGIGRATALAFANEGLQVVVSDVDVAGGEGTVALIREAGGEALFVRCDVTRDAEVKVLMERTLGAYGRLDYAFNNAGIEIEKGKLAEGSESEFDAIMGVNVKGVWLCMKHQIPLLLAQGGGAIVNTASVAGLGAAPKMSIYSASKHAVIGLTKSAAIEYAKKKVRVNAVCPAVIDTAMFRRAYEADPKKGEFAAAMHPVGRIGKVEEIATAVLYLCCDNAAFTTGHALAVDGGATAI